The Brassica napus cultivar Da-Ae chromosome C7, Da-Ae, whole genome shotgun sequence genomic interval agctacaaatattttacatatatatttaggtttaagcttccacatattatttttacaaaacatgATAGTATTTACATCAAAAATATTACATGagtatttacttttatttttttgatacgactcaactttttattatccacgtattatttttataaaacacaATAGTATTTATATCAAAAGTATTGCCTGagtatttacttttaatttcttgatacaactcaattttttattatccttattacatcttatgatgctagtataacttttaattttgatgttattgtcgtacatgagtatgtgtgaatatgataaatatgtgtttgtacgtataagacaaaatatataaataatttaacagaatttttcttttaaaaataaaatagttgtataaaaaactaaaaaactaaaataaattttttttttttaaaagtctaaataaaataaaaaagtaaaagtaatcttatttttcatataattaactaactttactttttaataatttgtgtTAAACTATATGaaccaaaattaacttcaaatatttcacctgatatgattgtgataggcgtcaattaaaaaaatagattgtgaatgtgtcaataaaaacttatattatgtgaaaaataatttcttcttttccattaacaaaatttcttttttttttaaatagtgaatagagagaattgtaaaattttatttaatagtaatttttacttcaaaaatttattgataaacatgatagtagcaattattcaattaacaagaaaaattgaaaaaatgaatttttaaaattgcaacgtttaaaaatagttaatattaactggaaatagttatttgatagatataaattttattttttaaaatctttgacaaaatataattttaaaagattatataatattaattttcttttgtaaaatcttacaaaactgtaaaagaatatttgatagttgttttctttttttataagaaaattccaaaacaaacaaaatttgtataatatttttaagtcctaaccaaaagagaattttaaaattttatttgatattatttttaagagaatgtttgatgatgaaaatgatactaaaaattatttaattaacaaaagaagtgcaaaattaatattgatacgaattgtaaaaatagcaattttaaaaatatttgttaataactaaaaatatttatctgatagcaatatatttttttctgaaattctaacGATAAGAAAATTGTAATAGGTTATATGACAGTAATTTaacttttctaaaatcttaaacaaaaattgtaaaagagtatctaatattattttttattttttaattgtaaataaaaaggagatttataaaatataatcttttcctttttaaaaaattcctaggaaaataaaatttttaagagttatttaataaaatcttaaattagtacataagaacatgtataatgttgtcattgatTCGTTTGGTGTAtttaactttcatttttttttacttttcattttctattttggattgtgttcagtttaaatgtttatatatagtattttctctaattcttagtataaagtttataacaacTCATCTATGCACTATGATTATAAActacaaatattaacttgaacttatgtgtgaaaacaaattttaattataaaataaatctcaacaatatatgcaaaaaacaatcataatactataataaaatgatttattattttatggtttttgttaaattaaaacattaaacaaaatcCGTCGCAACGCAACAAATTcatatcttatattattataaatctacaaatttgtctaatttcttatgttttgtatgtctaattttcataattcttcataataatgttataattgaacttaaaaactaaaatatgtcatataaatgtataatataaataaaataaattaataacttactaACGTCTAGGCCTTGCTTAGGCCGCGAATAATCCGCCTAATCGCTAGTCCTCAGTAAAGCGCCCCTAAACCGCTTAGCGAATTTTAGATCACTAGTAGGTGCAAATCTAACGGCCAGTATCTTTACACTTTGCAAACTATCATTCGTTGGAATCGCTAATTATTTGAGAAAAGCAGCGTTTCTCATTGGACAACGTTGCCCAATAAATTAGCCCCACGCACGATCTGACGTCAGAGAGAGGGCATTAGATATTTAAAACCTCATCGAGAATAAAATAACCCGAGAGTCCAAACAAGCAAGACCGCCTTTATATAGCGACGAGTGTCACGCCTGGGACACTTGTCCTTCTCTCCCCTCTCTACCATCTCTCTCTTTGATCCTTTCAGGTCTTTTCCTTTCTCAAAAAGGAAATAGTGAAagtaagataaaaattaaaaatttcaaggtaagcaaaataaatgttttgtgagtttgtgtgaCTGAGCTGCTTCGTTGTTTTTAAccattttaattcatttttggTTTGATGTATCGAATTTGTACTCCCTATCACTGATTGGTTTCTTGTTCAGATTCATTGATTGGATCAGAATCATGAATTTTCCCGCTGAGTATGATTGGGTGTTTTGGATCATTCTTTTGAGATTCCCCTGTTTTCACTATTTGCTCTGCTTCTTCTGTGTGATGATGGAAAATCTAGCGTCGGATTGATTAaagatctgattttttttttgtttgtttcactCTTCTGGGTTTGGATGCAACTGCTGTTTATTCTAAAGATTGATACTTTATCAGTGATTTTAGATTCTTCCTCTGTTTCTAACTGTCTGAATGTGATCAACATTTATTTGTATGTAATGGATGTATGATTATACCATAACTtctatttgtttgtttgtttacttGAAAGGTTCATAACTTGATTTGAGAAGGAAAGTAAGAGATGGGGTCTCGGATGAACTTTGTTGATGTTGTGAGAGATGAGGTTATCAACGCAAAGCAGCCAGCTTTGGGGAGTGGTCTTCCCTTGACGAGGCAGAACTCGGTGTTCTCGTTAACCTTTGATGAGTTTCAGAACTCATGGGGTGGTGGGATTGGGAAGGATTTTGGGTCCATGAACATGGACGAGCTCTTGAAGAACATATGGACTGCTGAGGAAAGCCACTCAATGATGGCCAACAACACTGTTATGAACAGCGGTGGAGGTTTGTCTGTTGGTGTGGGAGGAGAAGTTGGTGGTTGTGGTTTGCAGAGACAAGGTTCAATTGCCTTGCCTCGTACGATTAGTCAGAAAAGGGTTGATGATGTCTGGAAGGAGCTGATGAAGGAGGAGGATGACACTGGAGCAAGTGGAGTTCCTCAGAGGCAGCAAACGTTGGGAGAGATGACTTTGGAGGAGTTCTTGCTCAAGGCGGGTGTGGTCAGGGAAGAGCCTCAACAACATGTGGAGAGGCTTGATAACTTCAATGGTGGGTTCTATGGATTTGGCAGTAATGCAGGTCTAGGTTCAGCTCCTAATGAGTTTGGTCCTAACCAGCCTTATGGAGTCACAGTGAGACCGGATCTGCTGAAAATTCAAGCTCAGCCTCTGCAGATGCAGCAGCGGCAGCAACTGATACCCAAGCAGGTTGAACCTTTTCCCAAACAGACGACTGTGGCCTTTTCTAACACTGTTGGTTTGGACAACCGTTCTCAACCTCCAACACAGGTGACTAAGAACCTGAAGATACATGTTAGATAGTAGTTCTCAGGATTATGCTTTAGTTAATTGACAATGATcttcttttgcttttttttttttgtagtaccAGGAAGTGAAGCCTTCAATCCTTGGAGTTCGGCCTATGAACAACAATAATCTTCAAGCTGTTGATTTTAAAACAGGAGTTACGGTTGAGGCAGTATCTCCTGGAAGCCAGATGTCACCTGATCTGACTCCAAAGAGCAACATGGATGCATCTTTGTCACCACCTGTTCCTTACATGTTTGGTCGAGCAAGAAAAACAGGCGCAGTCCTGGAGAAAGTGATTGAGAGGAGGCAAAAAAGGATGATTAAGAATAGGGAGTCAGCTGCAAGATCCCGCGCTCGCAAGCAAGTGAGTGTCCATTTACTTTAAAACCACTGTTGGTAtagttatttacttttttttcatttcaggCTTATACGTTGGAGTTGGAGGCAGAAGTTGCACAACTTAAGGAGACGAATGAAGAGTTGCATAGGAAACAAGTGCGTCTCCCTTCTTCCTATCTCgagattatgtatttttatatttttcttgagGTTTTGACCAATTGATCAAATGTTTCATGCAGGTTGAAATCATTGAAAAGCAGAAAAAACAGGTACTGTCTCTTGTATTCTTGTGTTGGCAGTAGTCTAAGCTTTTAGTCGAATACTCTGCAACACAGTGAAGTGGAATATAACATTACATCGTACCATTATGTACAATGTGCAAGACTAATAATCCCACAAGTTTtgataattaacaaaaattggCCCATTTGTTTTTGCAGCTTCTGGAGCCAATGCACCAGCCATGGGGATGCAAAAGACAATGCTTGCGAAGGACATCGACGGGTCCTTGGTAGAGAGGCTATGAAGGCGCGCCCAAGGAACTCAACAAAGAGCATAAGTTATAGAACAACACAGAACGTAGAAGCTAGCTTTGTATGTAACTTAGGCCTATGTGACAGAGACAGATGAATAACACTCTTTTGTTCACTTTTCTTGTAgcatcttttttgtttgttttcctgATGTAATGGATCTTGATGTTGCTTTACTGGACGTGTCAATGTCTTGAACACTTTTGTGGCTTAACTAGAGTGGATTTATCTTGTAACATATATATTACTTGCTTGGACCTCAACGACTAATAACTAACTTGGGGACCAAATCAACAAACAGTTGGAAACATCAAGTTTAGAATCAATCTTGTTGTAATCTCCAACTGGGAATACAAAATTTCTTCTAGATACACGTACACCCTAGAGAGCGTATTATCTACTAAACTCTACACTTCTCGAAGAAAGCAAAGACGCCGAGACCAAAACGCGGCCGTATCGTTGTATTTGTTGGCTTGTTTGACTGGATAAAGATTCAGTTTTTATTCCTTTCCACTAAGTGAATCTGTCACGCACGACACTCAGATCAAAGTGACTTGTGCAATAAAGTACTCAGACATCACAGGTCGTTAGCTTTCAGTGCGTCTGAAGTGAGATCGGTTTTGAGAGGACGAAAATGTTAAGGCTTTTGGGGAGAAGGGCAGTTTCAGCTTCTGGAGAGCTTACTAGTGTTAATCAATGGAGGATCCGACCCGGAACCGATTCGAAGCATGATCCTTTTCGGATCTTCCGGGGACTACTACAAAAGGGTTTCTGCGTTGGCGTTCTCCCGGACGGAGTTGACAGAAAGTCTGAGGCTTTTTCTAGCAACTCTATCGCCATGGAAGGGATCTTATCGGAGCTTCGCTCCCACATCACAAAGGTTAACAATGAGCTTATCTATCTATCGAATGATGAtatgtataagtgtttctcggTGGAGTTTTTGTAGGTATTGGCTGGAGGTGGAGAGGAGGCGGTGAAGAGGAACAGAAGTAGAAACAAGCTTTTGCCTAGAGAAAGGATTGATAAGCTTCTTGATCCTGGTTCTTCTTTCTTGGAGCTCTCTCAGGTTTGCATCAGAGAAAAACCTTGAGTTGATTGCTGATTAATGCTGAATGAGACAAGAGTCTAAGATGAGAGTATTGTTGAGTCATGAGTGTTTCTCCTAGAATAGGGTCTCATACATCATTAGATGTTTCCCAGACagcattctttatatataaagttcaAAATCTTATCCCACAGATTGAAAGTTCACTATACGGTCCTAGTTTGGGAGGTATACGATAGTTATCGTGGAAAAATAGCTCGTCGACCCCCTAGAATATAGTTGCAGAGCTTTATTGATTGCGTCCCACTGGAAACAGATTTAGCATTTGTGTGTTTAAACGCTCTAGCTGGTTTATTCGGTTaggaaaacaaaagaagattGGAGAATTTTTACAAGTAATAAAAACTTGTTTGACGTCTTTGCTTAAGTGGATATATGCTTTGAAGCTTGCAGGACATGAACTGTACGAGGAACCATTACCTTCAGGTGGAATCATCACAGGGATAGGACCAATCCATGGCAATCTTTGTATGTTCATGGCAAACGATCCCACAGTAAAAGGAGGGACTTACTATCCCATAACTATCAAGAAACATCTCAGGGCACAAGAGATTGCTGCTCGGTGCAGACTCCCTTGCATATACCTAGTTGACAGCGGAGGCGCTTACCTTCCAAAACAGGCAGAGGTTTTCCCTGACAAGGAGAATTTTGGCAGGGTTTTCTACAACGAGTCTGTTATGTCATCACAAGGGATTCCGCAGATCGCCATTGTCTTAGGCTCGTGCACTGCCGGTGGTGCTTATATCCCTGCCATGGCTGATGAGAGTGTGATGGTGAAAGGGAATGGTACTATATTTTTGGCTGGGCCTCCTCTTGTGAAGGTTTGTCAGATCACCAAAACTAATCTCTTTTCTGTCTTAGTTAGTTCTAGGCATGCGGATGTGGTCTGAAACAGCCAAACTGAaccgatttttttggtttttggttcggtttacaGTTTGAGTTCGCTTTACTTCAGTggaattttgaaagaaaatccgttttcggtttggttcggttatcGATTTTCAAAAAAGGGAAAAAGACCAGCGAAACAAGAATTAACCGAAAATAACCGATTAACAAAAATATCCAAACCAACCAATAATAACCAAATTTAACCGAGACTGTCCgagttttttcaaaaatttatactGAAATCAAACCGAAATCCCAAAAATCGATTATTTcggaaaaaaccaaaattaaccgaaaaccaaaccgaaccgatttTTCGGTTCATGTCGGTGGGATTGTGGCCGAACCGAAAATACCTGAACCtaaaaaaaccgaaaaaatcgaATAAACCGACACCGCAGGCCTAGTTAGTTTAATGAGCATGTGAAAGCTAAAGTGTATGAATAGGCTGCCACAGGAGAGGTAGTCTCAGCTGAAGACTTAGGAGGCGCCACGG includes:
- the LOC106436713 gene encoding ABSCISIC ACID-INSENSITIVE 5-like protein 6 isoform X1; this encodes MGSRMNFVDVVRDEVINAKQPALGSGLPLTRQNSVFSLTFDEFQNSWGGGIGKDFGSMNMDELLKNIWTAEESHSMMANNTVMNSGGGLSVGVGGEVGGCGLQRQGSIALPRTISQKRVDDVWKELMKEEDDTGASGVPQRQQTLGEMTLEEFLLKAGVVREEPQQHVERLDNFNGGFYGFGSNAGLGSAPNEFGPNQPYGVTVRPDLLKIQAQPLQMQQRQQLIPKQVEPFPKQTTVAFSNTVGLDNRSQPPTQYQEVKPSILGVRPMNNNNLQAVDFKTGVTVEAVSPGSQMSPDLTPKSNMDASLSPPVPYMFGRARKTGAVLEKVIERRQKRMIKNRESAARSRARKQAYTLELEAEVAQLKETNEELHRKQVEIIEKQKKQLLEPMHQPWGCKRQCLRRTSTGPW